From the genome of Papaver somniferum cultivar HN1 chromosome 2, ASM357369v1, whole genome shotgun sequence, one region includes:
- the LOC113353331 gene encoding SKP1-like protein 1B: MADTKKMFTLQSSDGEDFLVEEAVALQSDTIKHMIEDDCTDNGIPLPNVTGKIMTFIVEYCKKHVETPQGDAAAEEDLKKWDAEFVGKFDVQTTLFDVILAANYLDIKSLLDLTCQKVADMITEISKKGGNTEKIVEEIRKTLNIKNDFTPEEEEEVRKENQ, from the coding sequence aTGGCAGACACAAAGAAGATGTTTACCTtgcagagttctgatggagaAGATTTTTTGGTTGAAGAAGCTGTTGCTCTTCAATCTGACACGATTAAACATATGATTGAAGATGATTGTACTGATAATGGTATACCTTTACCCAATGTTACAGGCAAAATCATGACTTTTATCGTTGAGTACTGTAAGAAACACGTAGAAACCCCTCAAGGAGATGCTGCCGCGGAAGAAGATCTTAAGAAGTGGGATGCTGAGTTTGTTGGTAAGTTCGATGTGCAGACTACCCTGTTCGATGTTATCTTAGCGGCAAATTACCTGGATATCAAGAGCTTGTTAGATCTGACTTGCCAGAAAGTTGCGGATATGATCACGGAGATATCCAAGAAGGGGGGAAATACAGAAAAGATAGTAGAGGAGATCCGTAAGACCTTGAACATTAAGAATGACTTCACcccagaagaagaagaggaggttagAAAGGAGAACCAATAG